The nucleotide window TTTGCCTAGGATTTTCAATTCCTCGGCATCCATATCGGCTTGGGCCGGGTCTTGATGCAACATTTCATGTAAGCGGCTTTCCAGCGATTCCGCGCTCCAGGCGATTGAAGCTAAGGGATTGTTGATCTCGTGTGCCACCCCAGCCGCCAAGAATCCGACGCTGGCCAACTGTTCGCTACGCACGACCTCCTGAGATCGTTCGCGTACCTTTTGATCCAAGTTGTTCTTGATCTCTACGAACAAGCTGGTCATTTTGTTTTGCGCATCTGCCAGTTCGGCCAGTTCGTCGCGGCTGCGGAGAATGATACGGTGGTCGAATTCTCCAGAGGCGATGCGCCGGCTGCCGCTAAGTAAGATTTTGAAGGGCTGCACGACCTGCTTGCGCAGGAACCAGTACGAAAACAGCACGATCAGCAGCATCCAAACTCCGGAGACAATGATGATTACTCGCCATGTGCTGTAGGTGGATCGAGCTTCCTCGCGAACCGTTCTCATACGATCCGTCAGCAGTTTGAACAGGCTGTGAGCATCCAGGGCCAGATCGTCCAGCTCTTGCGCTATTTTCAGCGAGCGAATCTTGCCGCCGCTATGATATTCAGACTCCCACTGCTGGACCAACTTGAGGCGGTCGAGCATGTGATTGACCAACTCCAATTCTTGGCTACTGCTGGCCAACAGCGGATCAGCGTCGCGACGGTTCTGAAATCGAGTGCGATGTTGTCCTAGTTTGAATTCGACGAAGTGCAGTTGATTTAGGAAGCTGACTCTCTCGCTTGACTGTAGCGACAGACCGGGAGTGTCGCCGCTGAGCGTCAATAACTCGACTCGGTCTGGGGCAGGTTGCACATTTTTCGAAACGATGTTCAACGGGCCGCGGCGGAAGTAGCTGCGTAGCTCGCCGACGTCCTGGCCCAGACTCCACAGTTCTTGCACCTCGTAAGACAGCGCACCGATATTGCCCGTTAGAGCGCGATACGCATCCACGACGCGCAGACTCACAAAGGTCAGCAGCAACAGGATCACGCTCAGCACGATCATGTTTAGCAAAATCTTCTTGCGAATCGGCATCGCCGCGATCATGGCTGTCTCCCGAATCGCCGGTGGTGGTGAGTTCTGAGGTTCACGTCAATTCGCCTTGTGAATTCTGCGCATCCAATATGCACCGACCAACAGTAGCGCTAGATTTCCAAGCCAGACTGCCGACGGCGACCAACTGCCATCACGGGCGTGATCCAGACCCAGTGTAAAGATCGGATAGTACACTAACAGCGTGGGTAGAAAGCAAATTCCGAAGCTGGTCCAGTGGTCCGCCGACTTCATCCACATCGACAGTGGAATGCCAACCCACACGAAAAAGAGGCAACTGAAGCCGGCCGCCCATCGCCGCCAGGGTTCCATTTTGAGCTGGTGCAGTCGATAGGTACCATACCGCGTCTTGACCTTGCAATCCTGATGAAAAGCGTCGCCCAGCCATTCGTACTTGCCAATAGCCAGCGCCATCCCCGCGCGTGCAGTCTGGACTTCCTCCAATTCGCTCAGCGATACTCGCTGGCGCTCTAACTCAGCCGGCATAGCGCGCATCGGATAGTCTGCCGGCTCCTTGACCGTCGCCTTGCGCGTAGCGTCCGACAGTGGGATTGAAAATGAGAATGGACCGGGCTTGTCCACTCTCGGTCCCGTATTTCCCATGGCCATCACGGAATCATTGAGTTCGATGACTAACTCTTCTTTTTCTAAATCAACGTGCATGCGGGCCGACTTGGCTTCGATGCTGACCGGCTGTCCGCCGCTGCGAGGTTGGTGCGAAATGGTTGGCAGGATCAGCTCGCGGCCGTCAGCGCCAATGCCGTGTACGTGAATGGAGAAGCCATTGTCTGACGTGTAGGCTCCCTGGCTACGAAGATAGCCGTAAGCCACCTGCTCCAGTGAGTGCGTAACCACGCGTTTGATGCCCGGCTTGCCCCACGAGTAAGCGATGTCGTTCAGCCAGACAGCGACCAAACTGATCGCCAGAGCCATAACCAGCGTTGGGGAAATGAACTTGATCGGGGGGACACCTACCGCCATCACGGCCAGCAATTCATTGTCTGCGCTCAGTCGGCCATACACGCTACACACGGCAAACAGCAATGTCGCCGGAATAGCGTACTGCAAAGACACCGGCAAGACGTAAGGCAGTAGCTGTAGTACCGCCATTGTGC belongs to Pirellulaceae bacterium and includes:
- a CDS encoding HAMP domain-containing histidine kinase, whose translation is MIAAMPIRKKILLNMIVLSVILLLLTFVSLRVVDAYRALTGNIGALSYEVQELWSLGQDVGELRSYFRRGPLNIVSKNVQPAPDRVELLTLSGDTPGLSLQSSERVSFLNQLHFVEFKLGQHRTRFQNRRDADPLLASSSQELELVNHMLDRLKLVQQWESEYHSGGKIRSLKIAQELDDLALDAHSLFKLLTDRMRTVREEARSTYSTWRVIIIVSGVWMLLIVLFSYWFLRKQVVQPFKILLSGSRRIASGEFDHRIILRSRDELAELADAQNKMTSLFVEIKNNLDQKVRERSQEVVRSEQLASVGFLAAGVAHEINNPLASIAWSAESLESRLHEMLHQDPAQADMDAEELKILGKYLKRIQDEAFRCKGITERLLDFSRLGETQRKQLTNVHDGVSDVVELVRHLGQYRNHRIHFEGVKDLQAWISPTEFKQVVLNLLTNSLDASESGQEVRLRLSCDESQFQLIIEDDGCGMTAEVMSHLFEPFFTRRRDGRGTGLGLSITYRIVQDHEGTLVPESPGPGRGSRFTLTMPIRPSSLRSEHENLQAA
- a CDS encoding LptF/LptG family permease, which produces MYRFSRYILWEVIKLFVVALVVFTAVIVLFGVMQQLLRQGLGTMAVLQLLPYVLPVSLQYAIPATLLFAVCSVYGRLSADNELLAVMAVGVPPIKFISPTLVMALAISLVAVWLNDIAYSWGKPGIKRVVTHSLEQVAYGYLRSQGAYTSDNGFSIHVHGIGADGRELILPTISHQPRSGGQPVSIEAKSARMHVDLEKEELVIELNDSVMAMGNTGPRVDKPGPFSFSIPLSDATRKATVKEPADYPMRAMPAELERQRVSLSELEEVQTARAGMALAIGKYEWLGDAFHQDCKVKTRYGTYRLHQLKMEPWRRWAAGFSCLFFVWVGIPLSMWMKSADHWTSFGICFLPTLLVYYPIFTLGLDHARDGSWSPSAVWLGNLALLLVGAYWMRRIHKAN